GTCCGAATATTCCTCAATAAACGATTGCAGGATTTCATCAGGCGTCAATTCGCGTGACTGTGTGTCCGCAAGGTCGTAAACCATTTTCCCTAGTTCCGGGTGCATGGGACGAGGAATTTGGTAGCCGTATTCGTTTTCCAATACAAATGCTACGCCCCCTTTCCCTGACTGGCTGTTGATGCGGATAATGGCCTCATAATTTCTGCCAATATCTTTGGGGTCGATAGCCAGATAAGGCACTTGCCAGAGTGCTCCTGCTTCCGGATCCATTTGTTCCATGCCCTTGCGGATGGCGTCTTGGTGAGAGCCACTAAAGGCTGTAAAAACCAGATCACCACTGTACGGCCAGCGATCATGAACATCCATACGAGTACAATGCTCATAGGTCCTTCGGATTTCGCTCAGGTTCGAGAAGTCGAGTCCTGGTGCGACACCTTGACTATACATGTTCAAGGCGACGATGACGATATCCAGATTTCCGGTTCGCTCGCCATTACCAAACAAAGTGCCTTCCACCCTGTCAGCTCCAGCCATCAAACCTAATTCAGTCGCAGCTACTCCCGTGCCCCGATCGTTGTGAGTATGCAGACTTACTATGATTTGGTCGCGTTTTGAAAAGTTCCGGCAGAACCATTCAATCTGATCCGCGTGTACATTGGGTGTAGCCAACTCCACGGTTGCTGGAAGATTCAGTATGATTCTCTCTGCGGCTCCGGGATTCCAGGTTGCGAAAACCGCTTCGCATACATCGAGTGCGAATTCCATTTCTGTATCGGAGAAACTCTCTGGCGAATATTGGAAATCGATCTTGGTGTTTGGAACGGTTTCAACCAGCTCTTTGCAGAGCTGGGTTCCTTTTACGGCGATGTCCTTAATTTCTTCCTTACTCAAACCAAAGGTCACTCGACGTTGGAGTGGGTTGGTTGAATTGTAGAGATGGACGATGACGTTTGGTGCGCCGTCAATGGCTTCGTAGGTTTTACGAATCAAATGTTCGCGAGCCTGGACAAGGACCTGCAGGGTTACGTCATCCGGGATCAGCTTATCGTCAATCAATCTACGGAGAAAATTGTACTCCGTATCGCTGGCTGAGGGGAATCCGACTTCAATCTGTTTGAAACCGACGTCCACCAACAGTTTGAACATCTGGAGCTTTTCCTCGATGTTCATGGGAATGGCGAGGGCCTGATTGCCATCGCGCAAGTCGACGCTGCACCAGATGGGTGCTTCATCGATCGTTTGATCGGGCCATGTGCGGTCGGGTAATTCGACGCCTTTAAATGGCTTATACTTGGTTATAGGTGCCTTTTGCATTTGGGCCTAAATGTGTTAAAATTGTGCTGCTTTTTTGTTCTTTGAGTGAATTCCCGGTTATTAAAGTTACTTGCCAGAACCCGGGAAACAATGGGCATAGATATTTACTCCCCCAAGGGGAGAAGCAGCGGTAGGCCTAGTAGGAGCAGTCCTAAAATTGGGCAAGTGGTATTCATGACTCTTAAAGAGATTGGCTTTTTCCTCCAAAATAAGGGTCTGAGTCAAGCCAACATTATTCCGTTTCTTCAGCCTGCTTCGGTGGATCCGTCGCCGGTAATGCCCCCCCGCTTCGGATGTGTATATCCCTCTGCGGATAGGGGATCTCAATATTGTGCTCGTGGAACAAATCCCAGACTTCCAGGTACACAGCACTTTTGATATTAGTAACTCCTTTGGCGGGGTCTGAGATCCAGAACCGAAGCTCAATATCCACCGAATTATCTCCGAAGCCTTTGATCGGGCATTGGGGAGGAGGATTGTTGAGGACCCGATCGCAGTTTAAAGCCGCTTGTTTACAAAGCTCCATGGCCTGGCGCACATCGGCGTCGTAGGAAATCCCAATGGGGGCTCTGAGCCTCACCTTCGTGTCTGAAAAAGACCAGTTTTCCACCTCATTGGTGATGAGATTTTCATTTGGGATAAGATTTTCGCGTCCATCTCGTGTAATGACAGAGACGTAGCGGGCGCTCAGTTTGTTTATCCAACCATAGGTTTCACCGATTGAAATGACATCGCCGGGCTTGATCGATTTATCCAGCAGCAAGATGACTCCGCTGATTAAGTTGGAGATGACCTTCTGAAGGCCAAAACCTAAACCAAGACCAATAGCACCGCCGAGGACGGTTAATGAGGAGAGTGGTATTCCTAGAGATTGTAGCCCCATCACTAGCGCGAGAGAGATCAAGACGACCTTCAGAATCTTCGCGAATAATACCTCCATGGACGGAGTGATGTTCGGCATCTTATGCATCTGGGACTCAGCTGCTCCAGAAAGTCTGATACTTATCCAGACAAAGAATAAGAGCATGAACAGGCCTTTGATGACCCCGAGCAAGGTAATGGGAGGTGATCCAATAGGGAATTGGATTGCCTGGAGCGCATTCGCGGTAGGATCCAGTAGCCCAGTGATCCCGAGCAAGGTGATGATGACAATGATCGTCCCCAACAGCTTTTGCCAAAATGGCTCCTGAGTCATTCGATTGACCATGACTATCAGAAACCAACCTATCGCCAGATTGGAAGCCGGGGTGAGAAGCACATCGTCGATGCCTCTACTGATGATGTTTCCCTTCACCATCGCGCAAATCAGCACGTAGGCTGCTGGCATGGTCAGTGCAGCAAATGCAGGTACCAGGGAGTTAGCGACCCAAGGGGAAGGAAACGCACCCAACTTTTTGTAGAGAGTTTTCTTTAAAATCGTTGCGAGTATTATGCTCACGAGAAGTACTGCTAGGATCGTTCCTCCTTCCCAGAGGAATCCGGGAGAGTTAATATAGTCCAAAGCAGATTGGTACCAGTTTTGCATTCGTTCCACCATGGTACCAGTTTTGGGATATGCGTCGCTACATTCCAGTCCTAAAATAGCTTCCTGAAGATTTTTAAAAAGGGAGTTGATTTAGGGCGCTTCGTTTCCCACCTTTGATCCTCGGCCGGGTCCCACGGGTGCTCGACAGACGAACTCCGCCAGGACCGGAAGGTAGCAACGGTAGTCATGATCGTGCTAGCCGTGGGTAACCTGGTCGTCCTTTTCATTTTTTTCGCACTTATTCTATGGCTCAAGGTTATCAGGTTATCGCCCGTCGCTGGCGACCCAAGCAATTCGACGAAATTGTTGGGCAGGA
This genomic stretch from Opitutia bacterium ISCC 52 harbors:
- the leuA gene encoding 2-isopropylmalate synthase, encoding MQKAPITKYKPFKGVELPDRTWPDQTIDEAPIWCSVDLRDGNQALAIPMNIEEKLQMFKLLVDVGFKQIEVGFPSASDTEYNFLRRLIDDKLIPDDVTLQVLVQAREHLIRKTYEAIDGAPNVIVHLYNSTNPLQRRVTFGLSKEEIKDIAVKGTQLCKELVETVPNTKIDFQYSPESFSDTEMEFALDVCEAVFATWNPGAAERIILNLPATVELATPNVHADQIEWFCRNFSKRDQIIVSLHTHNDRGTGVAATELGLMAGADRVEGTLFGNGERTGNLDIVIVALNMYSQGVAPGLDFSNLSEIRRTYEHCTRMDVHDRWPYSGDLVFTAFSGSHQDAIRKGMEQMDPEAGALWQVPYLAIDPKDIGRNYEAIIRINSQSGKGGVAFVLENEYGYQIPRPMHPELGKMVYDLADTQSRELTPDEILQSFIEEYSDKHSPLKVNDIKELGRFSATREIELDISLTWNAEDKQLQGRGNGPINAFCNALEKAELKHFNLVSFSEHSIGSGSGTKAAAYVQIQKYNAGQHWGVGIDTDIELASMKALVNAINRSEMNES
- a CDS encoding mechanosensitive ion channel, with translation MQNWYQSALDYINSPGFLWEGGTILAVLLVSIILATILKKTLYKKLGAFPSPWVANSLVPAFAALTMPAAYVLICAMVKGNIISRGIDDVLLTPASNLAIGWFLIVMVNRMTQEPFWQKLLGTIIVIITLLGITGLLDPTANALQAIQFPIGSPPITLLGVIKGLFMLLFFVWISIRLSGAAESQMHKMPNITPSMEVLFAKILKVVLISLALVMGLQSLGIPLSSLTVLGGAIGLGLGFGLQKVISNLISGVILLLDKSIKPGDVISIGETYGWINKLSARYVSVITRDGRENLIPNENLITNEVENWSFSDTKVRLRAPIGISYDADVRQAMELCKQAALNCDRVLNNPPPQCPIKGFGDNSVDIELRFWISDPAKGVTNIKSAVYLEVWDLFHEHNIEIPYPQRDIHIRSGGALPATDPPKQAEETE